The segment TAATTAACCCGTTGGTAAGTACAAATTCCCCAGGGTGTCGCCGCACATCGGCGACCGCGAGCCACGTGAGGTACTCACCGACGGAACCCGTGGGATGTTTCCGGTGGACAACCACAAAATGGCGACCGTTCACCGCCTTTGCTCGTCATGCCACCGCCGCCCGATTTGTCGTGCCTGAGTGGAATTGGCGGTTGGATTTCGTTTCGATCCGCAATACTAACCGGATAGTACAATAACTGTGACGCACCAGACAAGACGTCAGTTTGGCGAGATGTCGGTTCGTGCGGAGTCGCCGCGGCGTGGCCTCTCCGCGCCCGGTTCACCAGGAGGTGTCCGGCGCACAGGGGATTTCGCTACCGGAAACACCCGACCGACCGACGCGGAGGCGGCACCGGTGCGCGACACGACAAAGGACTGGCGTCCGGCCCGGACCACCGGCGGCGCGGAATCAGTCCGCGGAAGCCGGTGCGCGACGCTGGGCGGACTCGGACTCGGACTCGGGTTGAACGTAACCGGAGAGCAGGCCCATCACCTCGTCCAGGATCTCGTCCGGCTTGAGCCTGCCGAGGGGGTCGTACCAACGGGACACCGACAGCGTCATGCCGTGGATCAGGTTCACCATCGTGCCGACGTCGAGGTCAGCGCGCACGACGCCCTCCTCGGCGCACTGCCGCAGCAGCCCGGCCGCGGCGCGGTTCACGTCACGCGCCCACGACTGGTAGTTGCGGAGCGCCTGGGGCGAGAGCTGACGCTGGTCCGTCGTCAACACCACGATGTAGGTCCGATACCGGATCGCGGACTTGACCTGGACCCGAAGGTAGCTCTCCAGCTTGCTCCTGGCGCTGGCGTCGCTGCTCAGGATCTCCTCGATGTTGTGGCGGAGCGGATAGATGACCTGCTCGACGATGGTCTCCAGCAGCCAGCTCTTGGACTCGACGTACTGGTAGACGGTCGGCTTGCTCACCCCGGCCTCGGCGGCCACGTCACTGATGGTCGCGTTCACGAAGCCCTTGCGCTCGAAGACCCGTGCGGCGGCGTCGACAAGTTCCTGGACACTGGTAGCTCGCTCTCGCGCCATGCCGTCCTTTCGCTCCGACCCCGCCTACGCCGACCTCGCCTGGTGAGAGATTACCGAACCGACCGTTCAGTAGGTTGTATAGTCTTTCGATTCATGCCCCACCGCGCGAAAGACCAACACTCCCCGGAAAGTCAACCCTCCGTGGCGTGAGCAGTTCCTGGCGGGAGGGGGGACACGGTGTGACACGTCGACGTCGCCGAGCGTGCGCGCGGCCGACATCGGTCAAGCCCGCCACCCGGTCAC is part of the Spiractinospora alimapuensis genome and harbors:
- a CDS encoding TetR/AcrR family transcriptional regulator, which encodes MARERATSVQELVDAAARVFERKGFVNATISDVAAEAGVSKPTVYQYVESKSWLLETIVEQVIYPLRHNIEEILSSDASARSKLESYLRVQVKSAIRYRTYIVVLTTDQRQLSPQALRNYQSWARDVNRAAAGLLRQCAEEGVVRADLDVGTMVNLIHGMTLSVSRWYDPLGRLKPDEILDEVMGLLSGYVQPESESESAQRRAPASAD